Below is a genomic region from Equus caballus isolate H_3958 breed thoroughbred chromosome X, TB-T2T, whole genome shotgun sequence.
AAGCTTATGAAGCCAATTATCAACGTACTGCCTCCCCACTCTAAATTCACCCTTCAATATATGCTCTCTGATAATGGACGAATTCCTTTAAGCATCTCTCCTTCAAAGCGAGCATGATGTTATGCTTTCCCAGTAGAAGCCGCTGAAGGGACACTGAAGGAGGAAGTGGCTCTCCTGCGGTTTCTGGTTCTGAGAGGTGTGAGTGTGAGAATATCCTGGGTGCTCTGCCCCAGGCATGAGCCCAGAACAACTGGTCTCAGCGACCGAGCAATACTGGTGTGGCCTGGTGATCAGCTTTCTGTGGCCCTCTTCATAGGGACATCTTATGCTCCAAACTACCTGTGCACTGATTCCCTCCGCTTGCTTTCTCTCCCACCACAGCTCACCAAGAACAGGTTTATGTCTTGTAATTCTCCCAACACTGCAGCCCTCCCAACACCAAGGCCCTCCTGATCCTATGTACAGGGCATTGTTAGCTCCAGGCCTCCAACTCCACCAGGACCCCATTTCCTACTACATGCCCACACACTGGCCACCAGCTGTGGCTTGTCCACACTGATGTGCTCCAGAGGGTTGCTTCCTGCTTACCCTGCAACTGTAGACCAGCTCTGGTTCTGTAGACCAGGTCTGGCCCCAGCAAACCAGCAAACTTCTCTACCATCCAGTAAGTTCTCCTATACCTTCTCCAATGAAGTGTGAACTCCAGCCTTGGGGAAGAGCCCCCATTCCAAGTTTGTCTTCCCTTGGGTACTCTCCCTCAGCCCCAAGATACCATATAGAGTTTTCttatttcctgtattttatacatttgtcaCAGCTTAATAATTCTTTATGTTAAACTTCCTCTGTCCACTGTGTACTTTCTATCAACTGATTGGATCCAGATTGCTACAGAACGCAACATCTAGAGCAAATATCCTTCTCAGGATTACTGAAAGCTTTCTCTTTGAGAGCTGCATCAAGTAAAGATGTCCACTATCACCCAGAGAGAGCAATAAGGGAAAGACGGGAACAAAATGCTTGGAAAGGAAGACATAATCCTggcattatttgcagatgatatgattgtgtACATTAAATTCTATAGGTATTTACAGACAAATTGTTAGAACCAATAAAAGAGTTCAGACGTTTGTAAATCAACACATGAACACCAATTGCATTCTATTTACGATCAACAAATCtagaaagtaaaaatttcaaaGCTAGTATTTGCAAAATATGAAGTACCTAAgatagggctaatcttcctcaaaaaaaacacaaagaaaagtacCTAGGATAAAATGCCCTCttatgggaaaaatataaaatattattagaacACATTTAAAAAGTCCTTATTAAAAGGAGAGATACACCATATCCATGAATCAAACATTCAATATTGAAAAGAAGTCAAATTTAAAAGGTCAACACAATCCTAATAGAGCCCCAAACAAGGTTTTGGTTGAACTCTTTCTAATGAATTGATAATTTAAATGGACTTGAAACAGGCCGAAAGTAACCAAGACACTTTTGCAGAGCAAGGTAGAATTGACTGATCTTATCCAATATCAGGATTGACCATAGATCTGTAGTAATTAATATTGATATGTGATATTTCAAAAAGACAGATACATAGTGCCATGGTACTTAATAGAGAGTATAAAAACTAGACCATGCATAGGTAGATACTTGATTTATGGCACATGTGGCACTACAAATCGGGTGGCAAAGGGCATACCTTTCAATAAGTGGTCCACTGAGACAATCTGAtatacacatgaaaaaaaaaaatggaacccTCCTCAACACCGTAAACAGACATCACTTGCAGGTGGATTAAGACCTAACTGTGAAAGGCAAAGCCATAAATATTTTAGAGGACAAtatagagaatattttcatgGCCACAGGGCAGGGACAGATTTCTTAAAACAGAAAAGCACTAACCGTAGGAAAAGAATGATAACTTTGACTATATTATAATTAAGATCTTCTGTTCACAAAGCACAGCATAAAGCAAGTGAGTATTTTGCCACAGGAAcaacagagcaaggaaatatttTGGCCACACATGTAACCACCAAAAGTCTGGTATctaaaacacataaagaactcattAAATCAGTAACTGCAATAcggaaaacagaatagaaagatgGGTGAAAGAGTTGAACTTGAACAGCcctttcacagaagagaaaatccaaaagGCTCATAAACATGAGAACGTGCAAAACCTTAATAgtgatggtaaaaaaaaaagaaattaaattctggCAATACTTGGTATAGGTGAAGATGTGTAACAgcaggaactctctgtgctactggtaggattgtaaattggtacagccactacagaaacCAGTTTGGCATCATCTGGAAAAGCTGAAGATATGCATACCCTATGGCCCAGTGATtgcgttcttttttttttttttttttttttttttttttttttttaaagatttttattttttcctttttctccccaaagccccccggtacatagttgtgtattcttcattgtgggttcttctagttgtggcatgtgggacgctgcctcagcgtggtctgatgagcagtgccatgtccgcgcccaggattcgaaccaacgaaacactgggccgcctgctgcggagtgcgcgaacttaaccactcggccacggggccagctcctcagTGATTGCGTTCTTGCATGTATACCCAAGAGACTTTTACACGTGTCCCATGAGAAGTGTCCAAgaacgttcactgcagcattgttcataatgaTAGTCAAAACCTAGAAAGAACCCCAGTGACCATCCACTGTAGAATGGCATAGTCATATCATAATCACTTTGCTAAAATCATACACTGGAATGCTAGTCAACAATGGGGAGAAAAGATCTACAGCTGCTAtgaacaacatggatgagtctcTCCAAGAAATATGATACAGGGTGAAAGAAGCAAGCCATAAAAGGAAGCAtgcagtatgattccatttatgtaacttCATATAAACTGTATCTTTCAGGGACGCCTACAAAAGTGGTAACGCTATAAAGAAAACCactgaaatgattatcacaaagTCAGGATAATGACTATATCCACAGAGGAGGGTGTGGGTTGCGACTGGGAGGAATACAGTGGCTGTATTCTGGAAGGCTGGCAATGGTCTGTTTCTTGACCTTGGTCCTGGTTACATGGGTGTTTGCTTTTACAAATTATCGAAACCTGACAGATATGTTTTATGCACTCCTCTATATCTCAGACGTGAAAAACGCTTCCTCCAAAAAgcataatggaaagaaaaatatgtgaagtagaaattctaatGAGGTTTGAATTGTTATGGATGAAAAACTTGATCTTCTATTCAAAAGATCAGCAAGTGTCCATTATCATTAAAAGAGAGGGAAAGCAGGGATTATTTAAACTATAGGTACCCCATAATCTAGTCATCACTCTAAACCTTTCTCTTGCTAGATATTCCACCCTATATTTATATCAATTCCCAAGTCACTGATGACAAATTGGAgggtcatcatcatcattaataaGATCATTAGGCATCACTGGCCAAATCCATTACAGTGGGACTGGGCCACCACACTTAAATGCAAGCAGGCACACTGGGGCTATTGGACACGGTCATCTGTGCATTTTTCTCGGGAGAGTCCATTGCAGTGATTTAGGGTTTAACCTTATCACGTTTAAGTGGTACTCCTGTCCAGAGGCCTCCACGTGCTGGAAAATCTAGAGCAAACTGAGGAATGTCCTCATTGTGTTGTGATATTGGACATGAAATTTACCATGGCGTAACCAATGGTGGAAGGGCAAAGTGTTGGTTTAGGTTGTGCACTGTATAACCCAGGAGTGGGCTGGGTTTTCCCGATTTCGATATAAATTGTTTCATTCTCCAGGCTTTGCATTTCTAGGCTGAACAGTGCTAACCTGTTTTGGCGTCACCTCTTATTCATTCTAATCGCTGCGTCAGCAGGACGAAAAATTTAACGATGTGACAGATTTTCCTGAGGACCTCGTTCAAGACAGTTCTGGTTATGGAAGTTGTTTgtaggggggaggggggacatCATATTCAGTAGGAATTGCTAGCACTATGGTAGTTTAATGTTGACACAGAGTGTATTCGCTCGGAATTTTCCCTCATCTATCAATCCAGCCAGCCAGCCGGCAAACAATTTTTAACACATGCAAAGTACTAAGCACCACGCTTAGCactgggaggggctggagctgtGTTTATTTTGGTATATACAGTGAGGTACAGATTTAAGTTGCATTTAGCAGATAGATACCCAggttttccagcaccatttaccGAATGAACTGTCATTTCCCCATTACCTGGGAAGACCTCCTTGATTTCCTACTAATATTAACTGTGGAACTTATTTATGCATaccagtctctgcctctgggcTTTCTAGTCTGTCCCAGAGACCCAGTACCAGAATATTTAAATCACTGTGGCGTTAAACACGTTTTAATATCTGATAGGGCCAGTTTCTGCgcattgcacttttttttttcccctttcaggaACGTGTTCGGGCCCGCGGCAGGGGGCGGGGTCGCGCCTCCTCCGCGGCTCTGGTTCCAGCCGAGCCTCGCCGACGCGGAGATGGAAATCCCGAGGCTGCTCCCGGCTCGCGGGACGCGACAGGGCGGCGGCGCTGGCAGCCCCGCGGGCGGCGGCCGGGTCCACGGAGGCCTTGATCCGCGGGCTGGCCAGGCCCCCGCGCGCCGCCTCCTGCTGCTCCGTGGCCCCCAAGATGGCGGGCCCGGGCGGCGGCGCGAGGAGGCCCGCGCAGCCTCACGGGGCCCGGGCCCGAGCCCGTTGCAGCCGAGGCCCGATCacgctggcggcggcggcggcggcggcgacggcggcggcggcggcggcgacgacTTTTTCCTGGTGCTACTGGACCCGGTGGGTGGCGACGTGGAGACCGCGGGCGCCGGCCAGGCCTCAGGGCctgtgtggagggaggaggccGAGCCGGGCCCACGGCTCCAGGGGGGTGAGAGCGGCGCGAACCCCGCGGGCCACCCTGCGCCGGGCTCCCGCTGCCTGTCCGCGgtcccggccccggccccggccccgatCCCCGCCCCAGGCCTGGGCCCCGCCGCGGCCTTCGCGGGCACCGTCACTATCCACAACCAAAACCTGCTGTTGCACTTCGAGAACGGCGTCCTCACCCTGGCCACGCCCCCGCCGCCAGCCTGGGAGCCTGGGGTCGCGCCTGCCCCGCAGCCCGGGGGTCTGATCGCCCCGCAGGCGGGGTTCCCGCATGGCGCGCAGCCCGGCGACTGCCCCGAGCTGCCTCCTGACCTTCTGCTGGCCGAGCCGGCCGAAcccgcgccgcccccgccgcccgaggaggaggcggagggccAGGCCGCTGCCGAGAGCCCCCGCGGGCCGCTGGGCCCGGGCCCGGGCGTAGTGCTGTACCTGTGTCCCGAGGCGCAGTGCGGACAAACCTTCGCCAAGAAGCACCAGCTGAAGGTGCACCTGCTGACGCACAGCAGCAACCAGGGCCAACGGCCCTTCAAGTGCCCCCTGGGCGGCTGCGGCTGGACCTTCACCACCTCGTACAAGCTCAAGAGGCATCTGCAATCACACGACAAACTGCGGCCCTTCGGGTGTCCGGCGGAGGGCTGTGGCAAGAGCTTCACCACCGTGTATAACCTCAAGGCACACATGAAGGGCCATGAGCAGGAGAACTCTTTCAAATGCGAAGTGTGCGAGGAGAGCTTCCCCACGCAGGCCAAGCTCAGCGCCCACCAGCGGAGCCACTTTGAGCCGGAGAGGCCCTACCAGTGCGCGTTTTCTGGCTGCAAGAAGACATTTATCACCGTGAGTGCTCTGTTTTCCCATAACCGCGCCCACTTCAGGGAGCAGGAACTCTTTTCCTGCTCCTTTCCTGGCTGCAGCAAACAGTACGACAAGGCTTGTCGGCTGAAAATTCACCTGCGGAGCCACACTGGTGAGAGACCTTTCCTTTGTGACTTTGACGGCTGTGGCTGGAACTTCACTAGCATGTCCAAACTGTTAAGGCACAAAAGGAAGCACGACGATGACCGGAGGTTCACGTGCCCTGTGGAAGGCTGTGGGAAATCTTTCACAAGGGCTGAGCATCTGAAAGGCCACAGCATAACCCACCTGGGAACAAAGCCCTTTGTGTGCCCCGTGGAAGGCTGCTGTGCCAGGTTCTCTGCTCGAAGTAGCCTCTACATTCACTCCAAGAAACACTTGCAAGATGTGGACACTTGGAAAAGCCGTTGCCCAGTCTCCACTTGCAATAAACTCTTCACCTCCAAGCACAGCATGAAGACCCACATGGCCAAAAGGCACAACCTCGGCCAGGATCTCTTAGCTCAGTTAGAAGCGGCAAATTCTCTTACGCCCAGCAGTGAACTTGCCAGCCAGGGACAGAGTGATCTCAGTGATGC
It encodes:
- the LOC100146280 gene encoding zinc finger X-linked protein ZXDB, which translates into the protein MEIPRLLPARGTRQGGGAGSPAGGGRVHGGLDPRAGQAPARRLLLLRGPQDGGPGRRREEARAASRGPGPSPLQPRPDHAGGGGGGGDGGGGGGDDFFLVLLDPVGGDVETAGAGQASGPVWREEAEPGPRLQGGESGANPAGHPAPGSRCLSAVPAPAPAPIPAPGLGPAAAFAGTVTIHNQNLLLHFENGVLTLATPPPPAWEPGVAPAPQPGGLIAPQAGFPHGAQPGDCPELPPDLLLAEPAEPAPPPPPEEEAEGQAAAESPRGPLGPGPGVVLYLCPEAQCGQTFAKKHQLKVHLLTHSSNQGQRPFKCPLGGCGWTFTTSYKLKRHLQSHDKLRPFGCPAEGCGKSFTTVYNLKAHMKGHEQENSFKCEVCEESFPTQAKLSAHQRSHFEPERPYQCAFSGCKKTFITVSALFSHNRAHFREQELFSCSFPGCSKQYDKACRLKIHLRSHTGERPFLCDFDGCGWNFTSMSKLLRHKRKHDDDRRFTCPVEGCGKSFTRAEHLKGHSITHLGTKPFVCPVEGCCARFSARSSLYIHSKKHLQDVDTWKSRCPVSTCNKLFTSKHSMKTHMAKRHNLGQDLLAQLEAANSLTPSSELASQGQSDLSDAELVSLFSDVPGSSSAAVLDTALVNSGILTIDVASVSSTLAGNLPAANNSSLGQALDPRGLMATGDLPQSLDTSLFFGTTAAGFQQSPLGMDDVSSLSAGPLGSLGSLAMKNSSQEPQALTPSSKLTVDSDALTPSSTLCENSVSDLLTPTKAEWNIHPDSDFFGQEEETQFGFSNPAGAHGSQKETDLTTVTGSSFLV